The Hippoglossus hippoglossus isolate fHipHip1 chromosome 19, fHipHip1.pri, whole genome shotgun sequence genome has a segment encoding these proteins:
- the LOC117752434 gene encoding cytohesin-3-like, translated as MDEENHVPEDLSLEERDELSNIRRRKKELLDDIERLKFEIAEVMTEIEQLTCVGESKTTQRNKQIAMGRKKFNMDPKKGIQFLLENDLLQHTPEEVSQFLYKGEGLNKTMIGDYLGERDDFNLKVLQAFVELHEFADLNLVQALRQFLWSFRLPGEAQKIDRMMEAFASRYCQCNPGVFQSTDTCYVLSFAIIMLNTSLHNPNVRDKPPVERFISMNRGINEGGDLPEELLRNLYDSIKNEPFKIPEDDGNDLTHTFFNPDREGWLLKLGGRVKTWKRRWFILTDNCLYYFEYTTDKEPRGIIPLENLSIREVDEPRKPNCFELYNPNHKGQVIKACKTEADGRVVEGNHVVYRISAPTPEEKEEWIKSIKASISRDPFYDMLATRKKRIANKK; from the exons ATGGATGAGGAGAACCACG TTCCCGAGGACCTgtccctggaggagagggatgagCTGTCAAACATCCGACGCAGGAAGAAGGAGCTGCTCGATGATATTGAG AGGTTGAAGTTCGAGATCGCAGAGGTCATGACGGAGATCGAGCAGCTGACGTGTGTCGGAGAGAG TAAAACAacccagagaaacaaacagatcgCCATGGGTcggaagaaattcaacatggaCCCAAAGAAA ggaATCCAGTTCCTGCTGGAGAACGACCTTCTGCAGCACACTCCCGAAGAAGTCTCCCAGTTCCTCTACAAAGGCGAGGGCCTCAACAAGACGATGATTGGAGACTACTTAGGCGAACG AGATGACTTCAACCTCAAGGTGCTGCAGGCCTTTGTGGAGCTGCACGAGTTTGCAGACCTCAACCTGGTCCAAGCTCTACG GCAGTTTCTATGGAGTTTCCGTTTGCCAGGCGAAGCCCAGAAGATCGACCGAATGATGGAGGCGTTTGCCTCACGGTACTGTCAGTGCAACCCCGGGGTCTTCCAGTcaacag aTACCTGCTACGTGTTGTCGTTTGCGATCATCATGCTGAACACCAGCCTACATAACCCCAACGTCAGAGACAAGCCCCCTGTGGAGCGCTTTATCTCCATGAACAGAGGCATTAATGAAGGAGGAGATCTGCCAGAAGAGCTTCTCAGG AACCTTTACGACAGCATCAAAAACGAGCCCTTCAAAATCCCAGAGGATGATGGGAACGATCTGACGCACACATTCTTCAACCCTGACAGAGAAGGCTGGCTCCTAAAGCTCG GCGGCCGTGTGAAGACGTGGAAGAGGAGGTGGTTCATTCTGACTGACAACTGCCTCTACTACTTTGAATACACAACA GATAAAGAGCCTCGTGGGATTATTCCTCTGGAGAACCTCAGTATCAGAGAGGTGGACGAGCCGAGGAAGCCT AACTGCTTTGAGCTCTACAACCCAAACCACAAAGGTCAGGTGATCAAGGCCTGCAAGACGGAGGCGGACGGGCGGGTCGTCGAGGGCAACCACGTGGTGTACAGGATATCGGCCCCCACGccggaggagaaggaggagtggaTCAAATCCATCAA AGCGAGCATCAGCAGGGATCCTTTCTACGACATGCTGGCCACCAGGAAGAAGAGGATAGCGAATAAGAAGTGA